From the Anopheles stephensi strain Indian chromosome X, UCI_ANSTEP_V1.0, whole genome shotgun sequence genome, the window aaccaccaccagcaacagcaaatgaAGCGTTCTTTGGAAttgttgtttgcctttttttgtttgtgtgtgtgtgtatgtgcattcccttcttctgcatttACGAGCATAATTACATTATTTGCTTTCAACAGGTCTGCGGAAATTGGGTAATTTTTGAAAAGTGGCATGCACTTAAACACACAGAACCGCCCGCTGGGGATGGTGGAAGACTTGGAGAATCGAGCGAGGGACGGGCCACCGATGCCAATCAGCGTGCAGTGCAGTGATGGTACGTTTGATCAGCGAGTGAGGACCGTTTTCGTGTGCAGGGTTACCATAGCGAGACCCTGCTTGTGGGACCCTCTTGATTTGCCGGTGGGATGAGTGTTCCTGGTGCTACCGAACTGTTGTGGTTACAGGTTTATGATTTTACCGAACCGTCCACAGCTCGCTAACGAGCAGATGATCGATGCCCGGgaccaacgaaacaaaaaaaaaaaaaagcagacaaGTTGCGAGCATCACCAAGGACCTCAGATAATCCACCAAACATCTGCAGACGGCCACAGCCACTTTCAACACCGAACAGGCACGACCGAAGAGTTTCCTGGAGAATTCTCTGGAGcggtttttttatgttgttgcATCCAGCCCGTCTGCGACAGCTAATAAGCGCATGCACTGAACTCACTTATCCGCTGTTTAACCCTTGTGTGCGATGCACCGTCCGGGTTAAGGGAGCAGCTGTTTTGACGAGTTAGCGCCACTATCGTACGAAATTGGTTGCGTTTCCCACCAGTTCGCTAGAATTGCCAAATTTCCGAAAGCTGcttgcccccttttttttcgcctgtgTGCGCGCTAATATTATAATGATCTCCTTCTTCTGCCGTTCTGTCAGAtggagggtttgtttttttacttcgAGAGCCAGTGTGTATTAACGTGAATAAAAGGCGGAAAATGAAgctgcgagagagagagagataaatggTCAATCCATTAAGGAACGTTACGAGAATGACATTTTGCACACTTACAGCTCCACTTGATGGGTCGAGGTTTATACGGGCGGCTCCAGAAGTTAAGTATCAATTATGATGAATTTATGTGATCCAGCGCTACCTGCACGTCTCATCTATCTTGCCTGAGCTTGGTGGGTAACTTTAGCGCGACCTCTCCGGAGCAGCCACACACGAATAACGAATAACTCATTGGGCCTAAATCCAACCCGTCGTCCGCCCGCAAGTATCAGCACGGCAAACCGTTTGGAGGTGTATGGTTGCGCTTGATTAATGTCCACATTTGATCCATTACTGCAGCGTGGTTTGCTTTGGAAATGGAATGTCGGTTTATTTATCGGTTGCCACATCGGGTGAAAAATAAAGCCCGAACCCCGTCCGTACTCTTCCTTCTCGGCATGAACCTCCAAAAAATCGCCTCAAATGATTCTGGCGTTCCAATCCATCTCGCTTACCCGATATGTCGGTGGCAGGTTCGGCTGCTCGTGTCCGATTATTGCCGACGGTGCGTTCCTTTCTGCCCACCGCGTAATGTGTTTTCGATGTCACGCTTTTTCATCGTCGTAAGTACCCGGTCCCGTTCCAAATGGTCTGTCAGGTGACGGACGGATGAGGATCCTTCAAACGCATGCCCagaagtaaacaaaacaaacaaaacacaaatcagAACTTAAGGAAGCCTAAACAGCTTGGAAGTGATCGATTTTTTAACATCACGGATAGGCAAACACCTTCACCGGCTCGCCGCAAAAGATTACCACCGGAGGTGCTCGGAAACTCTGGACCGCGGTCCCGGGCTACGGTGAGCACGGTGCCGGGTCTAAACAAATCATCCCGAAAATCCGTCGAAgatgagagaaagagagagaggtaaAAACCGGCTGCGAACGATAGGAACGGTGGATATGATTAATAAGCGAGTGTcccatttatttatatttaataaattatctaGCTCTCTTCCACTCGCTCTGTCTCTCCACTGCCGAGTTTGTTCGGATGACGGGAAGTGTTTGTAGGAGTGGATGACCACGATATCCACGGAGATGGATGCTGATTCACGCATACAAGGCACGTGTGATCCGTGTCCTCCTCGTCATACACACAATCGATGCGCCGTAGTGACATTTGCCGTGCGTGCTACAAACTTGTACGCCGTATTGTTCGTTGTAAATAAATTACCCATTAATTGACGTTTGGAAATGCTGCGATTGAAATAGTGAAATAGTGAAGGTGGGTCCAGAGTGGCCCCGAGCTCTCCCCGGCAAATGCCACGAGAAATCGTTAGACAGAAAGCCACGGGGTGCAGGCGCCTTGCGTTCGGGGACTGCTGCAAGATCAAGATTGTGTGGGGCAGATTCCGTCGCCGGTGTGCGTTGGTTGAGATTTCGTAGGTAGGTTGCGCATACCACTCTTCCGAGTTGCTGTCCGGTTTATTGaggttcttttttcccccctggtCGTTGGTGGCTGTTCGTCCAGCTGGGACACTGGCGCGGGGGAGTTTACACCGGTAACCGTTCGCTAAGCTTGGAACGTCTCGGGACGATGCTGTTTCTTTGTTAGAAAACAGCATGAGCCCCAACACCCGTGCTCCAAGTCCGCACGGTCCGCCGATACTCGCATCGCCTGATACAGAATCATTCTGTCaacgttttatttttactgtgGCAAATGTTGCCCTGCCGTCCCGTGGCACCCTCgtccgcgtgtgtgcgtgtttttatAAGCCTTCCCTCAACCCGGCCGAAGGCTGCCGGTGTCTATTAATTGGATGAAATTTGATACTTTCGCTTCGTTCCACGGGCTTCGTTTATAGGCTCCCCACCATCCACCGAGACTGACCGGCCTGTCCGAAATGGAAAGATCATCTCGATCGATTTCTCAGTGAGTAGGATTCAGTCGTTTTTTTAAGCTGTTATTTGgacttgctttgtttttgtcttgCTTCGTACCCTCATCCACCTTTCTTCAACTCACGGGCACACACTAGATGATACGATCGCGACACATTGACCATCCAGCGTTCGAGTTACCAAGTCGTGTAACATAACCATCGCAAGGGAGGAAGGTCTTGCTGGGCAACTCGGACAACTTCACCGGATAAAAATGGTATGTCTTGATGCCAAAAATTTTCGTTAACCTATACTTCAAATTATTTGCACAGCTCGTCAGTGAGAGGACATCTTATTTAGGAGAAAAAATTCTAGAGATTAAGCAAGGTTAAGTAGGGTCAGTAGGAGGAGGAATTTCGGACGACTCATTACAAGAAATCGTCTTAGTACTCCGACTCTTTCTGCATACAGCTTAGGCACTATAACCTTGACATACTTCACTCGGATTTTCCGCCTAATGTTTGTGAAGTCGACACAGTTAGGTTTTCTGGTAAGTCAAACCCGGCTAGACAATGCAAGTTCTGTAGAAAAATGTAGAACTACTGCCTGGATATTCAATCAAGAAATCGTCATTCACTCTTATCTGGATAAACAACGTAGAGTTCTTGGAGATGCTATTGGTGAGATTCTATACCGATCCTGGCAAGTTAAAACCGACAACACTACCTCAAACCTACCAAGTTTTTCTATACATAGGAACTACCTCACCATACACTTCGAGTCTGGATTGAAGTGTGAGTAAGTATTTACACGAGGGTCGTAAATTCCGCACACCACTAATAAGCCCATTCGAACGAGTCACACCAGCGACGGTGGTTCTATTTTCATCGCGATTGTTTTACCCATTTACGACACCCATCACACATTATTGCCAGATGCCCAGAGAGCAGCCCGGTTTAACTGCTGCTCCCCATCCGTCAACCTCACCGATCAGGAAGGTTTTAATGGTCCAATTCCAACGTCCGCGTTAGTCATCCGGCGATCGGATCACCACCTCCAgataaagcaacaaaaaactgtgCCTCAGCAAGACTGTGAGATGATCTTAATTGAGGGCGGCAATTATGATAGTTTTAATTTAGGTTTGCTCTGTTTCTTACCGCCCGCTCGATGAGGTTGCAGTGTTCGGATTGGTTCTTTCCAGCGCTGTTATGTGGGAGGGtttctgcctgcctgcctgcctgcccgcCTGACTGCTTTATCGTATCGCCCTTCGCAAACCCCCAAAGAGACCCAACATGGCAGACATTTTTTATCTGCGGTCTTCATTCCTTCGTGTATGTATGCGGGAAGCGCACGCAACAGCAATAAATCCTTGTTGGTGGCGATAGGAAGAAGGGGCACGTAgagcacaacagcaacaacaacgaaaaaatccgtcaatgaaaaaagggaaacaccAAACGaagtatatatataaaaaagctACAGACACGGCAGGCTATAAATGTTGTAGCATGTGTATGAGGTGCTCCAGAGGGAACGGGGTGACGGTATGGGGGTTTGGGGTTTCGTAAAATTATTTCTTCGTTTGCTTCCGGAGAACAAACGGAGCAGTAAAATGTAGCCATAATTTCCTTCCCTAAATGTGCCATATAAAGCAGGATTTAGTGTTGCGGCAGAAATGCCGGAAGAATACAGAGTTTGGTGAGACCGTTGGATAGAGCAGGAGAAGCAGGAACACAGAGACAACGCAGTGCAAACAACTAAACAAGCAGTAGCGCGCGTGCGGTCAGTATCGTTCACTCAAAACCCAAACATCCTAACCGACCGTCGTCCCTCTTGGACGAGTAGATAGCCGGTGAGACAGACCGCAAACCAAACTATTCTACGCCGAGCAGGGAAACGGCAATACGGAGACTAGTCGAGCAACACGAACGGCAAGATAGGCGATAGAGTGAGAGCACCAAgagccaagaaaaaaaagacgtaaaaaatcgtcatcatcaacacTTTATTCAAGTTTTATCTCGCCCTCTTTAACATCTCCTTAAAGTTCGCTACCGTTTCCGTTCCTCGCTCCGTTACACCCCGGTACCGGTCACGGACCTGATCACGGAACCTCATCTCACGGAAGTTTTGGCTTTGAGGTTGGGCCAGATAGTTTCCCCTCTCGGGTGTAGTCTGAAGATTCGTTGCAGTCAGTTCCAACCTGCAGCATCCATTTTTCAATGGACAGGGGTTAAGACGAGAATCTTGGTGGAGTTCATTACAGTGCCCTGCAACTGGGAGGCTACTGAGCTAGTTTTGGGGTTCCAGCTATTGTTGCTGATGTTAACGCAAAGCAGAGATTCATCCGGATGGTGATGAAACTTGTCGCTCACTGTACATCGCGttggtagtggtagtggtcCTGTTCATCTTCAACCCTCAATGCTATCCCACAGAGTGGGGTAAGTTGGTTCAACACTGCCGAACAATGTAGGGCCGCGATGGTGGAAGAAATCGCGTCCAACCCTAAGTAGGCGTGGCCTCTCCAACGGAATGAACACCGGCCGTATATCCTTGCCATGCTGGGCGAGCATAAACACGCACCCCGcgtttaaaacacacacacgcacgcatcgGGTTGGTGCGTAGCTGGTCCACGAATCGTAGACCGCGAACCGCGAACCGTTGACGGCGACAGCGTTTTCGCTGCACGCAACCGCAACGAACACGACGTCGTCAGTAACGTTCGAGTAGTTGCCGGGTACGCAGGGTCGGTCGAATTCCGTCGGTACTGTGCCGTCGTTGAGCTCGTGCGGGAAAGAAACGGATTGGGCCCGGGTGATGTTGCGTCGACAGTTGCGGACATAGTTGTGGTGCGATCTCAGGATTAGATCTtcggatttgtttttgttttgtttcaacctCCGACCAGTGGTTCGAAGTGTGTGGGAGTTTGTGAGTGAGTGGAAAGCCAAAACAGAAGAGGTGTTGTTAGTCCTGAACAAAGTGTTGTTTGCGTTATTCCTGCAGAGGAAGATAGTGCCGGCTCTAGCTGGGTCGTGCAGTGCAGAACACGTGACAACTGTGTCTCCTGTATCATCTATATCAAGACCTCCAATCAAGCCTATCAACCAAATTCGCTACCACCTCCATGTGTTGCCGTGTCCGCACCGAGCTCGTCAGAACTTTCGACGAGTGTTCTTAGGGTCAAAAGTGATTAAGATACCACGGCCCCTAACTCCAAGTGCCGCTCGGTATTCTCCTtcgcgcgtgtttgtgtgtctgagtgtgtgtgtgctccagtGCTAGCTTAGTTTTGTGTCAAACCTGCCAAAATGCTCGTTCCGCCCGAGATGATAGCGGTCCAGTCGAAACTTATCTACCAGATGAACAAATACTGTGCCGACCGGGTCCAGGCCCGGAAAGCTCAAATACACAAAACCATCCAGGAGGTGTGCCGGGTGGTGCAGGACGTGCTGAAGGAGGTGGAAGTGCAGGAACCACGCTTCATCTCGTCGCTCAACGATTACAACGGGCGGTACGATGGGCTCGAGGTCGTGTCGCCGACGGAGTTCGAAATCATCATCTACCTCAATCAAATGGGCGTGCTAAACTTCGTCGACGACGGTACACTGCCCGGGTGCGCCGTGCTGAAGCTGAGCGACGGCCGCAAACGGTCCATGTCGCTGTGGGTCGAGTTTATCACCGCGTCCGGTTACCTGTCCGCCCGGAAGATCCGGTCCCGCTTCCAGACGCTGGTCGCGCAAGCCTGTGATAAGTGTTCGTACCGCGACTCGGTGAAAATGATTGCCGACACGACCGAGGTGAAGCTGCGGATTCGCGAGCGCATCATCGTGCAGATAACGCCCGCCTTCAAGTGTGCCGGTCTCTGGCCACGGTCCGCCTCGCACTGGCCCCTGCCCCAGATACCGTGGCCCCATCCGAACATCGTGTCCGAGGTGAAGACGGAAGGTTTCGACATGCTGTCGAAGGAGTGTATCGCACTGCAGGGGAAGAACTCGGCGATGGAGGGTGATGCCTGGGTGCTCAGTTTTACCGAGGCCGAAAACAAGCTGCTACAAGGTACCTAACTACAGCCGAATGCATGCGAACTCGTGCATTGCTTTagaacaaatttttattttactatcctTCAAAAACCCATGCGCCTCTAGAACACCTATAAAAGCCCCAATAAATTACAAAGCGTGCCATAAAACAGGTACACTAACATTGCTagaccaaaaacaaaccatcaaAGATTAACCTCCTCTAATGGATGTAGAGCATTAATTGCAAAAGCAATCAGTTGCTTCCCTTACGGTAGCAAACACCTTCCGGGCCCCTCACAGGGCAAACCTCGCACCACAGAACTAGCTTCACATAATGCGTCTTAATATCGACATAAAAGCGGTCCATCACGGTAAAAGCGCGATCGCCTGTAGCACAGCTCCCGTCGTTACGCGCTTAACGTTCGTATCCACATTAAGATATCCGGAGCGCATTATCGTGGCCCAACCGAGCTGGGCCATCCGTTCGGCTGATAGTGGCAAATGGATAGTTTGAAGATTATTTTAAACGAGGACGGTTCACTTTCTAGGAGCGCTGGAAAGATTTATGGCCCGAAGAAGACGAGCGATCTTGATGTTGGCTGTGGCGTTTTGTGTCTTTCTTAGCTCAAGAGAGGACTCATTAGAAATATCACTCAGAATGATAATTCGTGATGAGAGTCGTTAGATTTGATAGATTCTCACGAACGAAAGCAGTTTGACAGATAGTTTTATCGCTTTTCTGACAGTTGTGAACTATCCTGAGCATGTGTCGATCAACTTGTCTAGTGTTTCTGTGCTTGGGCAGATTTGTTGGAGCGTAAGGATCTCTAGCAGTCCAATATAAGGCATCATTTAGCATTCACAATCTAGTTTCGCACTGCACAATAGCTTTAAACGATGCAAACTCTCTCCCAACACTAATCCGGTGTGCAATGCATTTATCGCAGGTGGCTGTCGAAGGCGGTGCCTCAGCATCCTGAAGACGTTGCGCGACCGGCACCTCGACCTACCCGGCAACCCGGTCACCTCGTACGTGATGAagacgctgctgctgtacgaGTGCGAGAAGCATCCGCGCGAGATGGAATGGGACGAGAACTGTATGGGCGACCGTATCAACGGCATCTTTCTGCAGCTGATCTCCTGCCTCCAGTGTCGCCGGTGTCCGCACTACTTCCTGCCAAACATGGACCTGTTCAAGGGCAAGTCGCCCGGTGCGCTCGAGAACGCATCCAAGCAGGTCTGGCGGTTGACGCGGATCATGCTCACGAACTCGCGGTGCCTCGAGGAGCTGTAAGGCGCACCGGCAGGACAGGCACTCTAGGCTAAGCAATGTGGTAGGTAGGGAGGGACCGGTGCAAAAGCGTATGGCGTAATCGCCTCGCCATGTCCAGAGggcgagatagagagagagagagggaaatagagagagcgagagagaatccTTACGTACTACTAACTCTAGCGAGGTACTAAATTATTATGCACGTATACTATATACACTAAGCTAGTTCGTCGATAACTTATGTCTTAAAGGTGTTTTAATCTACTAAAAACAATCTGGATCCATTGTCTGGATCCGCATCGCGACAAGAGAAAGTTCCACAGTTAgatcaattttgttttctcaAGCTCCTTTTCCATGTTACATGATGCTTCATCTGACGTTTTCAGTTTGACAGATCGAACCAAACCGAAGCATAGTAAACATTAAGCTAGAGCTTACTGGACACATAGCTAGTAATGTCAGAaagggtatgtgtgtgtgttttttttttctctttttacaTGGCTTACGTTCCTTTTTCTCTCGCAATCTTTCCACCACCGTGTTGGAAAGATTGCAAGGTGCATCACAGATCACACTGTAGTACAACCGGCAGTCCGGGGTTCGCTGGGTCGCAGTACGCAAAATCAGAATCAAATCTACTAGAATGTAAGGCGAAAGGCGACTCTACCGTTGTTTCGTGAACGATTGCAACCGACGCGGTAtgcgaaaaaagcaaaacacaaatcgTTGTGAAATTCACAATCGTGCATGGGAAGATATTAAAATAGacaaaatggtaaacaaacactacaatttaaaataaacgattcaaataccttttttttcatgtgcaaaacaaaaaccaaaaaaaggttaaagaAACGGTGGTCGATtgcgttgttttttgtttttagggGGTTATGAAAATCGAGATGAGAATTTAAGGTGCTAAACAGTTTCTTCCGAGAGCagaaaaatattgattttctcTGTCAAATTTCTACTCTCCGAAgatctaataaaaaaattatttacagcAGGACTCAATAAGCCGGATATCGAATCTCGTCTGGATCGTCTCGATGTGTGCAGTACTGTGACTGTCACGCTACGCGAACAATCCAATCATAGAAGCCATAGATATTGGCAGGACCTCTTGAGGACTTGAAGCTCCACTAGAGCTCTTGAGCCTAGATGGACTATTATACCTCTTTAGGACCTAAGAAGTGAGCaaagcgtgcgtgtgtgtgtgattgtgtgagTGCAAGTGTGTTTCATCCCCCCAAAAAGTCAAACCAAAGTGTCAAACTCCTCTACCCTAAACAAACACCGTTCAGCAATGTTTgtgaaccaaaacaaaacaacaaatagtCCATTCAAGACAATTATCCGTTTTGTCTGTTCGAATCATCGCAAATAATGTGCTGTTCTGCAAAGAAAGAGCAACATTTACCACATAAGTTttgatgcgtttttttttgttgttgctgttgatcAGTTTTCATTGCGTTTGgacgtttgtttttctgtcaACACGCTTATCGGTGTCCGTTATCGGACGGTGTGGTGTCGCTTGTACGAAGGAAAACAGACAAACCAAAATAAAATTCTGATACACGCGCCCGTTTCTGTGTGTGATGCACATCTTCCAACAGGTACCTTTTTTCGAACTGCAATATTATAATCGGACGGGCTAATAACCGTCTATGCAACGGGTTGAAGAGCGCTCGAGCGCCCGACGTGCGGCAATAAACGCTGACAGCTTCAACGGCCGTACAAACCAATTTACGATTATTGGGCTCATAATTTCTCGTGGTTCGGGCCGGGCCAGCCGTGCGTTAAAGGCGTTAGGCGTTGTGCCGTTTGCTGGCTTGCTGAGGTGAATATTCCTGATGAAGCAGAACACCGAgcgagcgggagagagagagagagaaatgcacAGCAGGTATCGGGATACGTGCGCCTAATCGGAGTGGTTCTCGATTAAAACTCGATATTCAAATCGGTGAAAGGTGTCCACCGGGTTTTGGCTGATTCGAAACCGCTCAAAGCAAAGAACAGCAGTAAGCAGGAAAGAATGTTTTGGGCCATCCTTCGCTAATAAAATGCTTAATCGGAAAGCGAACAATGTTAACACGCACTTTCGCCATATTCGTCCGCGTGTGGCGCGCGCGTTCCACTTCATGTGCGGTTCTCGCAGTTATCGTTCCCGTGTGTGCGGAAACGGATCCttaacgcaaaaaaaaatgaagaagaacAGCACGCAAATCGTCTTACAGCCGTTGGATGTTGGAAAGCAGGTGGGAAGCCGAGCGGGGCAGAGCTCGCCGTACCACGATTCCACACCCGGGGCACGTCAACGTCAGCGGACCTGCCATTATTCGACGCGAAGTTCATTTTAAATCAGCAAACTGCAATTTGATATGGCAGGTAAAAGGGATGTGTACCGTCGTCTTCGTCTGCTTCCACTTCCAACGTGCTATAAGGTttgatccacacacacacacattcaggATAATGCTCCTGAAACGAGCAGCAATCAGAGTGTGGGTTTAGTTTTAGGCAGGCGCTCGGGATTTCGTTTTGTTCGTGTCTGTGTATGCACACAGAGAGCGACAAATTTTCCATCCCCCATTTATTACACCGGTCTGTACAGCGAAAAATAAACACTGgcccaaaacaaaagaaactacaacaacaacaaaaaaacgcggATTACCGGGGGGGaaacaaacaataatgaaCCGGTAACAAAAGGGCGGAATCTTCGATCGGAGCTAAATATCATATTTCCCACTGCAGCCTGTTGTATTGCATTTGTCTCTCCGATCAAACCCTGTAGCTGGTAGAATATGTACGCTCTCTAGCGTTTGATTGGTGTAGTGTTGCTCGTAGCGCGGTTGTTAAAACGCTCCACCGGTACCGAAAGAGCAAGGATTCAAATCTTATCCCAAGCCCCGGGCACTTCTTACTTCGCTGGGCAATTGTTATCCTTTATCCAGAAATAACGTGCCTTATAGTAGAGGTGTTATACTACTACTTGGGCTTCTTACTTCGCTGGACAAAATTTGTATCCTTTATATCCGCAAAAATAGTGCGCTTTTATAGCATGTGTATACACTTGGGCCTTCAGTGGTTCCTTGGACGGATGAGTTTGTTACTACTCCACTACTAACTCCGTCTTGACTACAATATATATGAttgagtaagtaagtaaggcaGAGGCTCTCCGACGCAAGTTCTATCAGTTGTGGAAAagtcgtctctctctcttcaatcGACGACGCGTTTACCGCACCCAGAGTAGTAGACCTAGAAGATTTCCGATGTTTAATTCGttccaccgtttttttgtCCATCACTGCTCTGATTCAACTGATAACACTGTAATATTGAGTATGTACTTAAAGAAAGCATGGTAAGAAAGACATCAGTCAGATGTATAAATCACTCTTAGAATCTCCTCTATAagaattcattaaaaaatctaACTTCCATTCACTTTTAAATGCCTAACTCGACGTTAAAGTGCCGCGGCTCTACACACCGCAGTATCTTCATCCGGCTACCTTTTATTTCCCACGTTCGAATATTCCCTCCAGCACCTGGAGCATAACAACagcacgaaaaacaaacagataGGTTTGGGCGGATAAGGAAGACACCCATAAAGCACGCACGCGAATGGTTTGGCGACG encodes:
- the LOC118503006 gene encoding protein mab-21, translating into MLVPPEMIAVQSKLIYQMNKYCADRVQARKAQIHKTIQEVCRVVQDVLKEVEVQEPRFISSLNDYNGRYDGLEVVSPTEFEIIIYLNQMGVLNFVDDGTLPGCAVLKLSDGRKRSMSLWVEFITASGYLSARKIRSRFQTLVAQACDKCSYRDSVKMIADTTEVKLRIRERIIVQITPAFKCAGLWPRSASHWPLPQIPWPHPNIVSEVKTEGFDMLSKECIALQGKNSAMEGDAWVLSFTEAENKLLQGGCRRRCLSILKTLRDRHLDLPGNPVTSYVMKTLLLYECEKHPREMEWDENCMGDRINGIFLQLISCLQCRRCPHYFLPNMDLFKGKSPGALENASKQVWRLTRIMLTNSRCLEEL